TAATCAATCAGTATAACTATATACTATATGATGTATTTTAGTTATTAGTTATGTACAATAATTCAGTCAATGTtataatataaatatttattttgtataaTCAATCAGTATAACTATATACTATATGATGTATTTTAGTTGGCGGTAGGGATTAAGTTTCCATGAGATGCGAGGAAGGGCTCTGCACTGCACTCCCTCTCATTCGAACCCGGGTGGCTATGCTTCCGAATAAAAGGGTTGAAGCGCAGTCGGTAGTGGGTTTCCAATCAATctacacctttcaaaaaaaaagttattagTTATGTACAATAATTCAGTCAATGTTATACTCCACAAAATAATATAAACTAGAAGATTATTTTCATTTATAAGGCAATTACAAAAATATCATGCTTGACATGCATTCTCTCTCACATATAGAAACTTAGAAAAACTCGTACCTATTATATACGTATTTAAGAAATGATAGACATTAACTAGATATTAAGTACGTCAATTTTGATCAACAAAACgattaaaagaaaaacaaacaaataaataaaatgaGATAGAATAGAACTGGAGTTTTCAAACAATAAAGGTGAGTAAGATTAATAGTTGCATTTTGAGAAATTTTTTCTTATGGTGTCATTTCTTTTGATACCCCGGTTTGTAATAACTCAAAGTTAAATTTTTTGCTCGGGTCAGGTTGAGTCGGGTATAGTCGAATTACATAATAAAAAATCAATATAATGATAAAAGTACAATGTCATTAAAAATAACACAAAAAGAGTCctataaaatatattaaaaatacatTTTATAGTTGCTCCCAACGTgttttcatattttgaaaaagatTCATAACGTCTTCAATCACAACTTTCACAAAGAACTCCTTTTCAATATGATACGTGCTATAATAGTTATTGGATTAAAAAAGTTACATGAACATTTTAATGATTTAAAGTTTACTATTTTACAATTATCTAATTGAGTTTAATTTTTTAActataaatttgtttattaaataaaacgTTTAGAAAATAAAATAATGGTGTTGCTCTTATAAAACAATGGTTTTGTCTATATTTTTTCTATTACACGATACATATAATACACAAATATGAATAGTGCCAGCCGATCCGTTGCCGAGTATGTGTCTCGACACTGAAGATTAATGGACTCTAGTTGCGACATGTATAACACTGATCTATTTATAAAATAATACATTAGGTtaaatttaataaatattatGGAATGTTACGTGactaagagcattcacaatcAAATCTCTTACTCTATCactataattacactaaaaaacactacttTTTCTCTATCTTTTtcatttaaataataatttttctttcctctccactcacaaccattttcgaaaaaatattaaaaaattatagaggtAAACAATATCTCCTTCAAATTTACTGATGAACAGTAATTTTTTCTCATTTTCCTCTCTTCTTCACTCACAACAATTTGCAACCACTCTCACAAATATAGATGTTACACTCACAGGAAAATAGAGGATCAGTTGTGAATGCTCAGTAAGCATAAAAACATTAAATATTAGATCATATGAAAAATTAAATTGATAATATTTCATTTTAATTATTGTTCAGAAAATACATACTTACCACaactacaacaacaacaacaaaatttaaaaagaaaaatattgTTATTTTCTTTGCCAATCTTAAACGTAAAACGTCCCATGTAATTAGAGACGTTATATATTTGTTagtctttaattttttttatatcaaAATGTTTTTGTTCCACTAAATAATTTTTATGTGGTTTTAGAGGATTATTCTTTAATAATTATATACACGTATATACAATATTATTTCGATCAAAATTTAAgtacaaaaacaatttatttttaGATAACACTATATATGAAGCTTAGCCCTGTTATAGCTTTCATTGATCGGGATAGATTAAtcaataactagtttttttatgtCGTGCATTGCGGTGAAAAcaagcaaatgataatgtaaaacaaaccttatttgaaaataaagcatgttgtttaaaaagtcaaaccattagaacgatcTAGTAtatcatcgtaccgttttatgatGTAAAATAAATACTTTAGTTTGAGTATAAcctcgttttaacaaaacttataacggaatgccAGGGAAAGAAATCAAATACAACTACGTACTTAactttttagaaaaaaagttataaacgtaacttattaaagaagtatcaaattaatcgataaattaatagattttttaaaaaatgaaaaatcaattattaaaaaaaggtaaaggaaatatatgtttaaaaacaATTATTTTGAGTATAATCTcgttttaataaaacttataacggaatgtcagggaaagaaaatcaagcacaactacgtacttaactttttagaaaaaagttataaacgtaacttattaaagaagtatcaaattaatcgataaattaatatatttttaaaaaaaggaaaaaagcaattattaaaaaaaaggtaaagggaatatatgtttaaaaaaagaaaaatatgttattgaaagtaaatataataagaaactattataataaaataataaaaaactatatactattataaaattaaagttactattcatcatctctcgaaatcaatatatatatatatatatatatatatatatatatatatatatacatactccctccgtcccattagaagtgtcatattttgaattttcaaagtctttatttataaagtttgaccttaaataattttgtttgtgttagataatacttgatgaaaactatatgatttgagtgtgttttacaagcgtttttatcgggttaattttcatcgagttttatataacacaaaaaatatataattaaagtcaaagtttataaataaagacattgaaaattcaaaataggacacttttaTTGGGACGGAGGTAGTAATATGTTGGTGAAGGTTTGTACCAATGGAAATCGGTCAAAAATCATAGCGTGGGTAATTTGATTTTGACATATTTCATAGAAGGATTATCGACGAGTTATTTAGCGACTGATGACCGACGGATAACGACTGTTGCCATAACAATTTCACCTACATACTTGAAATATAGTAAAGTTGCTATTTTTAGGCTTGAAACACCCGACGATGACCACCAAACTATTATTATCGATGGACAACTCGCCGCATGCTAGACCCCACACCGAGAAAGCATGGGCGAGAATCTTATCCTCACATTTCCGTTGGATCGTCGTTGGCAACAATGTCCCACGATATCTGACCAAATTTTGACTTACCCACGTCGGGTGTTCATCAGTAATTCGTTGATGATTCTCGGTTTCCCACCGTTAGGCTATCCATCGGCAATTACCTAGTAGTGTTAGAGAAGCGACATTCGCGTGTTCCATCGATTGATACATCTAGAAAATAGCCCAATGCAGAATTTGAACTAATTTTTTGGGGTTATGTTTGAACTGCATTACAAACGAAAAAAAAGGCAAGCATCAAACCCTGAAAACACATGAGGGCTCAAGAAATAATGCTTTCTTGCTTCTTTACTTCGAGAATTTCCAGTGAGTTATACAAATTTTTTTCCAACTCAAATCATAAGTAAGATCACAAGAAGTTGCAATTACAACAAGTAATCGATCACACGATCGATAGAGAGATCTGTTGAATCAAAGAGAAAGTCTTAGCTCCAAGTCTAATTCTTGGCTACCATTTGAATCTGAATTCTGACTGCCTGAATCATGTTGGTCTTTCCTTATCTTCTTCCTCAATGAATTCTTTAGATAccataaataaatacataaaattagGAACTAAAGGATTATAACTTAAATTTACTTcctttgatttaaaaaaaaaaaaaaacatgatcaTGTAGTATATagttatatatatacacttaCCTCTACTAATTCTGGGCTAATAAAGTGTCCACTTATGCCTGCAGGTTGTGCATAGCTTGCATCCCATCTGATGAAAGATGTGGTAAATGAGGATCACTTAATTAATTCATTCTATTAAACCAAATTCAAGAAAAGTAAATTGATGATCAAAGCTTAATTAAATACTATAAAAATCATTGAAATACAAGAAAGTTTACCTTGGATTGCTGCTAGCAAATTGTGATTCACCATATACATAGTTTGTTCTTTCAAGTTCACCAGTACCCATCTGTAGTTTTCAAGATTCATAGCATTTGAGTTCATAATAtcttcaaatatatgtatatatgtgtacaAAGTGTATAACTCTGACATGGGACTTTAGAGAAGTAATCAAATTGGTCAAAGAGTAAGAATATATTAGGGTTTATGGTGCCAATAATTATTGAAGATATATACCATGTGGGAATGGTGTCCTTGCAAAGTATTGAATGAGGCAGTAGATGGTGAAGTATATGAgaaggaagatgatgatgaatatgCTGTTTGAATCCTTATATCCTCCTGCATATATGTAAAGAttcaattaataaaaaaaaaaataaggaaCATCAATGAAATCAAGTGATATAACTTCTCAAGCCATCATAACTCAAGGAGACTTAtaaatttgcaaaaaaaaaaaaaaaaaaaaaaaattagcacTTTTTTCTTTGGGTTGAACCTTTCTCTACATGTATGACTAACAAGAAATATAACTCTATGGTTAAAACAAGATTTAAGACTTAAAATTGATGAAAAATAGCCATGAACTGATGGAGGGTTAGGCTTCTTGAAAGCTGAAACCCTAATCTATTAAACATGAAAAAAGAACTCATAAAGCCATAGTTCAAATCAGTCAACTTGAACCCTCAAATTCCACTGTGTGTGTATGTGTGAAAGTACTATGGAGTCCCATGAAGAGTTTAAAGACTTCTTCAATGGCATTTCAAGACCAAAACCTCTTTGTGCAACTGTGCTTGTGTGTGAGAGAAAGAGAAGTGACCTGTGGAAGCAAGCCCATTTGGCTATGGATTCTAATCTTCTCTAACTGAGCAACACCAAGACCTCTTTGGGGCTGCTTCGGCTTATCTGCACCGCTCTTTTTTCCTTTTCGTGATGACGATCCACCCGCAGACGATGATCCATCGTTCGAACCATATTCACCATAATAGTTCATCTTTTTTTGCTTCAATATACTTATTGACTTGTTCACCAACTTTGAACTTTCAAAACCTTCTTACTTAGCTGCTTCTTCTTCTGTGAATCTGATAATATATAATACTAAAATATATAAGAGATCTCTTCAAACTTGGCACCCTTTTTATAGCTGtcaattgtttaaaaaaaacctcagtgattgttgcctcGCTGGATCAGATTGCATTTAGATATACCTTGCGGATCCTGGCCCTCATCATTTCTATATATATTTGCTTAGATCTTATATGTTTTCCCCTTTCTTTTAATCATTTATGATTATAAAATCTTTTAAATAATTAAGAAAATTGTTTATGGTGACTTAAATTCGGGATAGAGGATCCTGTCGCCGTAACAAGCACTAGTATT
The sequence above is drawn from the Helianthus annuus cultivar XRQ/B unplaced genomic scaffold, HanXRQr2.0-SUNRISE HanXRQChr00c037, whole genome shotgun sequence genome and encodes:
- the LOC118489717 gene encoding protein SPEAR3-like; this encodes MNYYGEYGSNDGSSSAGGSSSRKGKKSGADKPKQPQRGLGVAQLEKIRIHSQMGLLPQEDIRIQTAYSSSSSFSYTSPSTASFNTLQGHHSHMMGTGELERTNYVYGESQFASSNPRWDASYAQPAGISGHFISPELVENSLRKKIRKDQHDSGSQNSDSNGSQELDLELRLSL